One window of the Salvelinus fontinalis isolate EN_2023a chromosome 2, ASM2944872v1, whole genome shotgun sequence genome contains the following:
- the LOC129810929 gene encoding protein FAM163B-like, translating into MTAGTVVITGGILATVILLCIIAVLCYCRLQYYCCKKEELESEEEEPDFAVTSRLPPVHSNHNIVAASVAASTPNGPALFTPPLARKLTRSQTFCPSCTHHDVPFYLQHPDGLRNGGDRISYRSIQQHDLELPLEMPSYHKLNLTRSVTMRDMFNRSCSISTDV; encoded by the exons ATGACAGCCGGGACAGTGGTCATCACAGGCGGTATTTTAGCTACAGTTATATTACTGTGCATCATCGCAGtactgtgttactgtagactgCAG TATTATTGCTGTAAGAAGGAGGAGTTGGAGTCGGAGGAGGAGGAGCCTGACTTTGCAGTGACGTCCCGCCTCCCACCAGTCCACTCCAACCATAACATCGTGGCGGCGTCGGTCGCCGCCTCCACCCCTAACGGCCCCGCCCTCTTCACACCGCCTTTAGCGCGGAAACTAACGCGCTCGCAGACATTCTGCCCGTCGTGCACACACCATGACGTGCCCTTCTACCTGCAGCATCCGGATGGCCTGCGGAACGGCGGCGACCGCATCAGCTACCGTAGCATCCAACAGCATGACCTGGAACTGCCCTTAGAAATGCCCAGCTACCACAAACTGAACCTGACCCGGTCAGTCACCATGAGGGACATGTTCAACCGCAGCTGCAGCATCAGCACTGACGTCTAG